The Pseudoalteromonas carrageenovora IAM 12662 DNA window TTAATCGCCTCTGCGCGAGAATCCCTGATATTTAAATAAAATATTCCCCTATACTTTGGGAAACTAACTAATTAGGTTACTTACATGTTTGATCACGTAAAAAGAGATTGGCTCTCTAATGTTCGTGGCGATGTGCTTGCTGGTATTGTTGTAGCGCTTGCGCTAATACCTGAAGCTATTGCCTTTTCTATTATTGCAGGTGTTGATCCTAAGGTGGGTTTGTACGCCTCATTTTGTATTGCGGTTATTATTGCCTTTGTAGGCGGTCGTCCAGGTATGATATCTGCAGCCACCGGTGCAATGGCACTACTAATGGTCACGCTGGTTAAAGATCATGGTCTGGAATACTTACTTGTTGCTACCTTACTTACCGGCTTACTACAAATATTTGCAGGCTTTTTAAAGCTTGGTGAATTAATGCGATTTGTATCGCGCTCTGTTGTTACTGGGTTTGTAAACGCACTGGCTATTTTAATATTTATGGCGCAGTTACCTGAACTTACCAATGTGACTTGGCATGTTTACGCCATGACCGCAGCGGGCTTAGGTATTATTTACTTATTCCCGTACATTCCAACTATTGGCAAAATACTTCCCTCCCCTTTGGTGTGTATTGTTGTTATTACGCTGGTTTCACTGTTTTTAGGGCTTGATATAAGAACCGTTGGCGACATGGGTGAACTACCTGACACTCTGCCTATATTTTTATGGCCCGATGTACCGCTAACACTCGAAACGCTGCAAATTGTTTTGCCGTATTCGATTGGTCTTGCGGTTGTGGGCTTACTTGAGTCAATGATGACCGCCACTATTGTTGATGACTTAACCGATACCACAAGCGATCGTAATAAAGAGTGTAAAGGTCAAGGTATTGCCAATATTGGCGCAGGTTTATTTGGTGGTATGGCAGGTTGCGCCATGATTGGACAATCAATTATTAACGTTAAATCGGGTGGTCGCGGCAGACTTTCTACCTTTATTGCCGGTTCATTTTTAATCATCATGGTGGTGTTTTTAGATGAATGGCTGCGGTTAATTCCTATGGCGGCATTAGTTGCAGTAATGATTATGGTGTCGATAGGTACATTCTCTTGGACATCAGTTAAAGATTTAAAAAAGAACCCGCTTTCATCAAACGTAGTGATGATTTCCACCGTTATTGTGGTAGTTGCCACGCATAACCTAGCCATTGGCGTTTTAGTTGGTGTATTGCTAGCTACATTATTTTTTGCCAATAAAATTGGTCGCTTTATGGTGGTTAAAGCTAACCATGATGAAAGCAACGATAAAATAACTTACGAAGTAGTTGGCCAAGTGTTTTTTGCCTCAGCGGAGCAATTTATTGCATCGTTCGATTTCAAAAATGCGGTTTCTAACGTAGTAATTGATTTAACCCATGCTCACTTTTGGGATATCACAGGTGTATCGTCACTCGATAAGGTGGTTATTAAGTTTAGGCGTGAAGGCGCAACAGTTAATATTATTGGTATGAATAGCGCAACCGAAACCGTAATTGATAAATTTGGTGTGCATAACAACCCTGAAGAAGTCGATAAACTACTTGGCGGACATTAAGGAGAATGTAATGACTAAAATAATTACTTATGTAGATGGCTCAGCCATTACTAAAAATGTAACCGATGCTGCTATTTGGGCTTCAAAAAAGCTCAATAAACCAATTAGTTTTGTGCATACAATTGAAAAAACGCAGCAAACAAATGTTGGCGACTACTCCGGCAGTATTGGGCTTGGTGCACAGTCAACATTGCTTGATGAAATGACTAAGCTTGACGAACAACGCTGCAAAGTAAGTTTAAAAATGGCTGACGAATTATTAAACTCAGTAAGCGAGCACGCGAAATCGGCAGGTATTACTAACTTTGAATTAATTAAGCGCCACGGTGATTTGCTAGATACCGTTATAGACTTAAAAGACGACACACGCCTTATTGTTATTGGGCAAAATGGTGCGGGACATAGTAATAGCTTTGCAGTGCTGGGCTCACACATTGAAACCTTAGTACGTAATGCAACACAACCTATTTTGCTTATTCCTGAAACATTTAAACAACCTAAATCATTTATGATTGCGTACGATGGCCGCGAAACAGCCGACAAAGCACTGCAACAAGTGATTGATGGCGGATTGCTACATGGCTTGCATTGTCATTTGGTGAGTATTAAAAATAACGAAAAAGACCTCGAAGAAAAGTTTATTAATGCGCAGAATAAACTTCTCAGTATGGGGTTTGAAGTATCAGCAAGCTTTTTAGAAGGCAATATTTTTGACTCGCTAATGCAATACCAAGAGCAAAATAATATTGATTTAATTGTAATGGGTGCGTTTGGGCACTCTAAACTAAGGCAGTTTTTTGTAGGTAGTAACACCATTAAAATGCTCGAAAATAGTAATGTTCCCGTGGTAGTCCTTAAATAGTTTTGAAGCCTTTGATGATTAGTAAAGCCTAAAGTGAGCATGCTTTAGGCTTTATTCGTACCAGCTAAGAGCTACCCAAAACGCGGGTTAAAATACTTATTAACGTATTTAAAAAGAGAAATTACGCTTCAAAAGCCCACTATTACAAGTATATACAACGCCAAAAACCTGCTTGCTATAAATTATTGGTCAATAACGCTTACTACATCACTTAATTTAGTTTTCATAATCGTGCGGATATATTGGCTTAGCTCTCTAAAAAACACACGGCTCGACGATGTATTTCGCCAAATAAGGTTATGCTGGCGAATTATGCGCATATTTCTTAGCTCACATACTTGCAGCTCATTTGGACGATGTATTTCTGAGTGAATATATAAGCCTGGTAAAAAGGCAGACCCCATACCCATGACCACCATTTGCCTGAGTGTATCTAGGCTAGTGCCTTCATAGTCTCGGTGTAAAACCGCCCCCACCTCATGGCAAAGCTCTTGCACCTGATCGTGAAAATGATGCGTTCCTTCAAGTGTTAACACGACTTCACCTTTAATATTAACAGGATCAATAATAGCGTTTCCGGCTAACTCGTGATCACTTGCCATCACAAATTTAAGGGGCTCTATAAATAAAGGAGCTTCGACTAATTGGGTTGATTCTTGTACTTTGTCTGTAAGTATTAAATCGTAATCGCCATTATAAAGCCCTTGTAGTAAATTTGCAGAGGTGTCTTCGCGAACATAAAATTTCAATTGAGCGTACTTTTTATGCAACTCTGGTAAAATATGTGGCAATAAATAAGGCCCTACCGAAGGTGGCACGCCTAATCGGTACGTTGTTTGTGAGTCATCATTTAAGTCTCTGGCTAGTTCGTCAAAACTCATGCTTGCTTGGAGTAAAACCTCAGCCTGAGAAAGTAACGCTCGCCCTTGGGGTGTTAAAACCGTCCCGCTTCGTGATCGTTCAAACAGCTGTAACTTAAGGATTTTTTCAAGTGCCGCTATTTGATTGGTTAACGTAGGCTGGCTAATTTTTAACGCTTGCGCTGCACGTCTAAAACTCAGCGTTTTTGCAACTTTGGCAAAATATTTTATTTGTGAAATTGAAGGAGACTTTAGCGAACCTTGATTCATTTATCATTTACTTAAAACTCGTCTGATAGCATAAAACTATCACGAACATACCTATACTGCTATAAATTTATCAGGCAAGAATAACTATGCAAAAAATTAAATATTAAATTATATCAAGCCGCTTAATTAAGTGATCTATTTTGAGGGTTGAAAAACGAGTTGATAGCTAGGCAAAAAATTGGCTATTTAGTTGTTCTCGGCAATTGCTCCTGCATTGCTCTACCTTCTGCATCCATGCAGTCGTAAATAAGAATATTTTAATGCAGGTAGCAACACGTTTAACCCCATAAAATGGTTAAGTATTATTTCAAATTGGTATTACACAAAATAGGAGCTGTTCATGGAACATATTATTTCGGGCGTAGCTAAATTTCAGAAAGACGTTTTTCCAGCTAAAAAAGAAGCTTTTCAAAAGCTAGCAAATGGCCAAAACCCAGAAGTGTTGTTTATTACCTGTGCCGACTCTCGCATCGATCCTAACTTAGTAACCCAAACTGAGCCTGGTGAATTATTTATTTGTCGTAATGCGGGTAATATCGTCCCTCCTCATAGTAATCAAACTGGCGGTATGACCGCATCAATCGAATTTGCAGTGGCAGCATTAGGTGTTACCCACATTATTATTTGTGGTCACTCTGATTGTGGCGCTATGAAAGGTGCAATTAACACTGAAGGCCTAGCAAGTTTGCCCCATGTTAAAGAATGGTTAGGCCACAGCCGTGTAGCAACAGAAGTTGTTAAAGAAAAATGCGGATGTAGTTCACTTACTCACGAAGAGCATTTAGGCCTTGTAACCGAAGAAAACGTAATTCAGCAATTGCAGCATATTAAAACTCACCCTGCGGTTGCGGCAAAAATAGCAACTGACCAAATTAAATTACACGGTTGGGTGTACGACTTTGAATCGGCTGAAATTAAAACCTACGACGAAGCAACAAGGGAATTTAAACCCGTAAAAGACACCTACGAAGAAACTATCGCTAAAGAAGAGCAATAATGAAGAGTTTATTCTCAAATGTTCGAGGCGACATAACCGGCGGTATTACCGCAGGGGTTGTTGCTCTACCTCTTGCCCTCGCTTTAGGTGTTGCCTCGGGGCTTGGCCCCATGGCTGGTTTATACGGTGCTATGGCCGTTGGTTTTTTTGCTGCCCTTTTTGGTGGTACACCTTCTCAAATATCGGGCCCTACGGGGCCAATGGTTGTGGTACTTGCGGGTTTATTTGCGAGCTTATCGGGTAATGCTGAACTTATATTTACAGCGGTTATTTTAGCGGGCTTAATACAAATTGCCTTTGGCTTTTTAGGTATTGGGCAATATATTCGCTTAGTTCCCTACCCTGTTATTTCTGGATTTATGACCGGCATTGGCGCAATTATTATTATTTTACAATTGGGTCGAGTGTTTGGCCATGAGCCGCCAAGTGGCACTATTGGTGCCCTATCTTACTTACCAACAGCACTGGCTGATATTAACTTTGCTACTTTAGCACTGAGTATTGGTACATTATTTATTGCCTATAAATGGCCTGCAAAATTAGGTAAATACATACCTGGTGCGCTAGCGGCTTTAGTTATTGGGACTTTAGCAAGCTTATTTATTAGCGTACCAATTTTAGGCGAAATCCCTACTGGCTTACCGAGCTTACACTTACCCGCTTACGACACACAAAGCATATTTTTAGTTCTCGAAGCCGCAGTGATCTTAGCTATTTTAGGCTCTATAGATAGCTTATTAACCTCACTTGTTGCCGATAACATGACCCGAACTCGCCATAATTCAAATAAAGAATTAGTAGGCCAAGGTATTGGTAATACGGTAGCAGGTTTGATTGGTGGTATTGCCGGCGCAGGTGCAACCATGCGTACCGTAGTTAATATAAGAAGTGGTGGTAAAGAGCGTCTTTCAGGCATGATCCATTCACTTGTATTATTAGCTGTAATTTTAGGTTTAAGCCCACTTGCAAGCCAAATACCTCATGCAGTACTGGCGGGTATTTTAGTAAAAGTAGGTCTAGATATTGTTGATTGGAGTTACTTAAAACGTGCTCATAAAGGTCCGCGTTGGGACTTTGCTCTAATGCTTTTAGTGTTAGGTTTAACCGTATTTGTAGATTTAATAACAGCTGTAGGCGTTGGTGTTGTTTTAGCAGCGCTCGCATTTGTACGTCAAATTGCACAAATTCAGCTAGAGCAGCTTAATAACCTACCTGAAAATTTAGAAGACGAAGCCGAAAACGAGCTACTTAAGCAAACTAAAGGCAAAGTTTTACTATTTAGCTTTGGTGGACCACTTAGTTTTGGCGCCGCTGCCGATGTAGGACACCATGTTCGCGAAAGCGTAAAACCAGGCTCTAAAGTGCTAATACTCGACTTTACGCGCGTCCCAACTATGGATGTATCGGCTGCTATGGCGGTAGAAACAGTGACCACCGATGCGCTTTCATCAGGTCGTAGTTTATATATTTGTGGTGCAAACC harbors:
- a CDS encoding SulP family inorganic anion transporter, giving the protein MFDHVKRDWLSNVRGDVLAGIVVALALIPEAIAFSIIAGVDPKVGLYASFCIAVIIAFVGGRPGMISAATGAMALLMVTLVKDHGLEYLLVATLLTGLLQIFAGFLKLGELMRFVSRSVVTGFVNALAILIFMAQLPELTNVTWHVYAMTAAGLGIIYLFPYIPTIGKILPSPLVCIVVITLVSLFLGLDIRTVGDMGELPDTLPIFLWPDVPLTLETLQIVLPYSIGLAVVGLLESMMTATIVDDLTDTTSDRNKECKGQGIANIGAGLFGGMAGCAMIGQSIINVKSGGRGRLSTFIAGSFLIIMVVFLDEWLRLIPMAALVAVMIMVSIGTFSWTSVKDLKKNPLSSNVVMISTVIVVVATHNLAIGVLVGVLLATLFFANKIGRFMVVKANHDESNDKITYEVVGQVFFASAEQFIASFDFKNAVSNVVIDLTHAHFWDITGVSSLDKVVIKFRREGATVNIIGMNSATETVIDKFGVHNNPEEVDKLLGGH
- a CDS encoding universal stress protein yields the protein MTKIITYVDGSAITKNVTDAAIWASKKLNKPISFVHTIEKTQQTNVGDYSGSIGLGAQSTLLDEMTKLDEQRCKVSLKMADELLNSVSEHAKSAGITNFELIKRHGDLLDTVIDLKDDTRLIVIGQNGAGHSNSFAVLGSHIETLVRNATQPILLIPETFKQPKSFMIAYDGRETADKALQQVIDGGLLHGLHCHLVSIKNNEKDLEEKFINAQNKLLSMGFEVSASFLEGNIFDSLMQYQEQNNIDLIVMGAFGHSKLRQFFVGSNTIKMLENSNVPVVVLK
- a CDS encoding hydrogen peroxide-inducible genes activator, which produces MNQGSLKSPSISQIKYFAKVAKTLSFRRAAQALKISQPTLTNQIAALEKILKLQLFERSRSGTVLTPQGRALLSQAEVLLQASMSFDELARDLNDDSQTTYRLGVPPSVGPYLLPHILPELHKKYAQLKFYVREDTSANLLQGLYNGDYDLILTDKVQESTQLVEAPLFIEPLKFVMASDHELAGNAIIDPVNIKGEVVLTLEGTHHFHDQVQELCHEVGAVLHRDYEGTSLDTLRQMVVMGMGSAFLPGLYIHSEIHRPNELQVCELRNMRIIRQHNLIWRNTSSSRVFFRELSQYIRTIMKTKLSDVVSVIDQ
- a CDS encoding carbonic anhydrase, which produces MEHIISGVAKFQKDVFPAKKEAFQKLANGQNPEVLFITCADSRIDPNLVTQTEPGELFICRNAGNIVPPHSNQTGGMTASIEFAVAALGVTHIIICGHSDCGAMKGAINTEGLASLPHVKEWLGHSRVATEVVKEKCGCSSLTHEEHLGLVTEENVIQQLQHIKTHPAVAAKIATDQIKLHGWVYDFESAEIKTYDEATREFKPVKDTYEETIAKEEQ
- a CDS encoding SulP family inorganic anion transporter, which codes for MKSLFSNVRGDITGGITAGVVALPLALALGVASGLGPMAGLYGAMAVGFFAALFGGTPSQISGPTGPMVVVLAGLFASLSGNAELIFTAVILAGLIQIAFGFLGIGQYIRLVPYPVISGFMTGIGAIIIILQLGRVFGHEPPSGTIGALSYLPTALADINFATLALSIGTLFIAYKWPAKLGKYIPGALAALVIGTLASLFISVPILGEIPTGLPSLHLPAYDTQSIFLVLEAAVILAILGSIDSLLTSLVADNMTRTRHNSNKELVGQGIGNTVAGLIGGIAGAGATMRTVVNIRSGGKERLSGMIHSLVLLAVILGLSPLASQIPHAVLAGILVKVGLDIVDWSYLKRAHKGPRWDFALMLLVLGLTVFVDLITAVGVGVVLAALAFVRQIAQIQLEQLNNLPENLEDEAENELLKQTKGKVLLFSFGGPLSFGAAADVGHHVRESVKPGSKVLILDFTRVPTMDVSAAMAVETVTTDALSSGRSLYICGANQAVQHVLNSINAKHSETIIFKTRLEALEQALKSTIKNANE